A single Phoenix dactylifera cultivar Barhee BC4 chromosome 1, palm_55x_up_171113_PBpolish2nd_filt_p, whole genome shotgun sequence DNA region contains:
- the LOC120110150 gene encoding uncharacterized protein LOC120110150 has product MERDWETYAVDSQGLSGGILVLWRRGVATVDVFHNCSQQVIMIISRPDAAPWVLCGVYASTDHRARRVLWQEITNLTAQGIPAVAIGDFNCIQSEDEKRGGAAFTDRVDRREFRDFVSRNGLVDLGFTGPQFTWCNNQLGSARVWERLDRALATPDWILRFPTGRVCHLPRIASDHCPLLLSTSSGSTHRSPFRFEKVWLSYPQSWDVVRDAWRVPVHGDAMQRVSRKLELTKRRLRRWNREVVGNIFRRLEGVETSIAELQRKEDLGGVLPEGDMADLRGLLATHHSLLRQHEIFWRQKSRVQWVSEGDRNTRFFHRSTIIRRQRSMIHSLRAGSGHRVEGEPAIRQVLLDFFRSRWTEGEAASDGDPPPLTVDVGIGDSESVLLTRPVSAQEVQEAVWALAADKAPGPDGFPPFFFRRYWGIIRLAVVEAIQCFFAQAAMPEDWKATFITLIPKCQNAAEPCHFRPISLCTTLYKVVARIMVGRMKPLLSGIISQEQGAFVAGRNISHNIMLAQEMMWDLRRASKRHSLMAVKLDMERAYDRIRWSFLQQALEAYGFPRQWIDWVMGCVRGPQFSILVNGTPSPYFESSIGLRQGCPLSPYLFIICADILSRSLQRVCASRELEAYTPATGARPITHLLFADDCLLLARARTTEARVLRRVVAAYCAASGQRVNFSKSTISFSPSTESGVRQEIRGILQIPEQEGMLTYLGVPITGRRLRVAECSGLVQRVQSRLEGWRASSLSMMGRVTLVRAVLGSLPVYLMANTVVPKTILLRIERLLRDFLWGSYGGGHGVHLVAWEQVCRPTSKGGLGVQSLIERREAFIARHAARFILEPHGLWSQVMAARYGRGASGMAQRGRRASFMWREIGRHPPTVSAHIRVLIGDGRSIEVASDSWVDSLALSRWPTMFDTEAVEGLRVCDLFVPGGAVWDEARLRPLFGVHLAARIRSLPLPGCGGPDVRVWGTSSQASVRLRDITRAMQSGHEPGPDCTWIWRSGLHPRVALFLWKVFWNRLPTRAELSRRGWGVPAECGTCGVEESADHVLFQCTWARTTWQWAGIPQGARSERLQFLRVTRQWLASSRTREEGIRATCTALQIWLARNARTLGERRVSPRFVAELARAQALEIRPALSTDRPLTARDTWGSPTASAASQELLRASQNRWEIHLKLLSSLTPLIFSCKVVSLESLDIRFKL; this is encoded by the exons ATGGAGAGGGATTGGGAGACCTATGCAGTCGACTCCCAGGGGCTGTCGGGGGGCATTTTGGTTTTATGGAGGCGAGGTGTGGCGACAGTCGATGTCTTCCACAACTGCTCCCAACAAGTCATTATGATCATATCACGACCCGACGCCGCTCCATGGGTACTGTGTGGTGTGTATGCTAGCACGGACCACCGAGCCAGGAGAGTCCTCTGGCAGGAGATCACCAACCTGACCGCCCAGGGCATTCCGGCGGTAGCAATTGGTGATTTCAACTGTATCCAGAGTGAGGATGAGAAGCGGGGGGGCGCGGCTTTTACGGATCGAGTGGATAGGAGAGAGTTTCGGGACTTTGTGTCGCGGAACGGCCTGGTAGACTTGGGGTTCACCGGACCACAGTTTACCTGGTGCAATAATCAGCTGGGCAGtgctagggtttgggagcgATTAGACAGGGCCCTTGCGACCCCTGATTGGATCCTCCGATTCCCTACAGGCCGGGTTTGCCACTTGCCTCGGATAGCCTCGGACCATTGCCCATTGCTGCTATCCACATCATCCGGTTCTACGCATCGCAGCCCCTTCcgctttgagaaggtttggctgTCGTACCCCCAGTCTTGGGATGTTGTCCGCGACGCGTGGCGGGTCCCGGTGCATGGCGATGCCATGCAACGGGTCTCACGCAAACTTGAGCTGACTAAACGGCGCCTTCGCCGGTGGAATCGTGAGGTTGTGGGCAATATCTTTCGGCGATTAGAGGGGGTTGAGACTTCGATCGCTGAGTTGCAGAGGAAGGAGGACTTGGGAGGCGTGCTTCCGGAGGGTGACATGGCTGACCTCCGGGGACTCCTTGCGACTCACCACTCGCTACTACGGCAGCATGAGATTTTCTGGCGACAGAAATCTCGGGTGCAGTGGGTAAGCGAAGGTGATCGTAACACTAGGTTTTTTCATCGGTCGACGATTATTCGGAGACAGAGGAGCATGATCCACTCCTTGCGAGCTGGGTCTGGACACCGCGTGGAGGGGGAGCCTGCCATCCGGCAGGTCTTGCTCGACTTTTTTCGCTCCAGGTGGACGGAGGGTGAGGCGGCCAGTGATGGGGACCCCCCTCCTCTGACGGTGGATGTGGGTATTGGTGATTCTGAGAGCGTACTCCTGACCCGGCCAGTGTCGGCACAGGAGGTACAGGAGGCAGTATGGGCTTTGGCCGCAGACAAGGCCCCGGGACCTGATGGTTTTCCCCCGTTTTTCTTTCGGCGGTATTGGGGCATTATCCGACTAGCGGTGGTGgaggctatccagtgcttttttgcCCAGGCAGCTATGCCTGAGGACTGGAAGGCCACTTTCATCACGCTAATACCTAAATGCCAAAATGCGGCCGAACCTTGTCACTTTAGGCCCATTAGTTTGTGCACAACCCTATATAAGGTTGTTGCAAGAATTATGGTAGGCAGAATGAAGCCCCTCCTGTCTGGTATCATTAGCCAGGAGCAGGGGGCCTTTGTGGCTGGCAGAAATATTTCTCATAATATTATGCTGGCCCAggaaatgatgtgggatctccgaCGCGCATCGAAGCGACACAGTCTGATGGCagtcaagctggatatggaacGGGCTTACGACAGGATCAGATGGAGCTTTCTTCAGCAGGCGTTGGAGGCTTATGGCTTCCCCAGGCAGTGGATCGACTGGGTTATGGGGTGTGTTCGGGGGCCACAGTTctctatcttggtcaacggcacaccTTCACCTTACTTTGAGTCCTCCATAGGGCTACGGCAGGGATGTCCCTTATCCCCTTACTTGTTTATTATTTGTGCTGACATCTTATCTCGATCTTTGCAGAGAGTGTGCGCCAGCCGGGAGTTGGAGGCCTATACCCCAGCCACGGGGGCTCGCCCTATCACACATTTACTTTTTGCTGACGACTGTCTTCTCTTGGCCAGggcacggactacagaggctcGGGTCCTTCGCAGGGTGGTGGCGGCATACTGCGCGGCGTCCGGACAGAGAGTGAACTTCTCCAAATCTACCATCTCATTCAGCCCCAGCACAGAGAGCGGAGTCAGACAGGAGATCAGAGGGATCCTCCAGATACCGGAGCAGGAGGGGATGCTTACCTACCTAGGGGTGCCTATCACTGGCCGGAGACTGCGGGTGGCAGAGTGCTCCGGGTTGGTGCAGCGAGTTCAGAGCAGactggagggatggagggcgtcctcattatccatgatggggagagtGACACTGGTCAGGGCAGTGCTGGGATCTCTACCGGTTTACCTCATGGCCAACACAGTGGTTCCCAAGACGATCCTGTTAAGGATCGAGCGCCTTCTTAGGGACTTCCTGTGGGGGTCATACGGTGGAGGTCACGGAGTGCACCTGGTTGCCTGGGAGCAGGTTTGCCGCCCCACTAGTAAGGGCGGTCTGGGAGTACAGTCCCTTATTGAGAGGCGCGAGGCCTTCATTGCCCGGCATGCGGCTCGGTTCATCTTAGAGCCGCACGGCctctggagtcaggtgatggcagcGAGATATGGCCGAGGGGCTTCAGGGATGGCACAGCGGGGTCGCCGAGCATCtttcatgtggcgtgagatcGGGAGGCACCCGCCGACAGTATCAGCACATATCAGGGTTCTGATTGGTGACGGCCGGAGTATTGAGGTGGCTAGCGACTCATGGGTGGACTCCTTGGCCCTGAGCCGCTGGCCAACTATGTTTGACACAGAGGCAGTTGAGGGATTACGGGTGTGCGATCTCTTTGTACCAGGAGGGGCAGTATGGGATGAGGCCAGACTCAGGCCATTGTTCGGGGTACACCTAGCTGCGAGGATCCGATCCCTTCCATTACCAGGATGTGGGGGGCCGGACGTCAGGGTGTGGGGCACCTCGAGCCAGGCCAGTGTCAGGTTGAGAGACATCACGCGAGCCATGCAGTCAGGTCATGAGCCGGGGCCGGACTGTACCTGGATTTGGAGGTCCGGACTTCATCCGAGGGTTGCTCTCTTTCTATGGAAGGTGTTCTGGAACCGACTTCCTACGAGAGCAGAGCTGAGCAGGCGAGGTTGGGGGGTCCCTGCTGAGTGCGGGACGTGCGGCGTTGAGGAGTCAGCGGACCATGTGCTCTTCCAGTGTACATGGGCGCGGACGACATGGCAGTGGGCTGGGATCCCGCAGGGGGCCCGGAGTGAGCGGCTACAGTTTCTCAGGGTGACACGGCAGTGGTTAGCCAGTTCACGGACCCGTGAGGAGGGCATTAGAGCTACTTGCACAGCGcttcagatctggctggcaaggaatgcCCGCACTCtcggtgagcgcagggtgtcaccgaggtttgtgGCAGAGCTTGCTAGAGCACAGGCCTTGGAGATCAGACCCGCCCTTTCTACAgatagacctttgacagctcgggacacctggggttcccccACTGCCTCGGCAGCTTCCCA GGAATTACTGAGAGCATCTCAGAACCGGtgggaaattcatctaaaactGTTGTCTTCTCTTACTCCTCTCATCTTCTCCTGCAAAGTTGTCTCTTTGGAATCCCTCGACATCCGCTTCAAGCTCTGA
- the LOC103722478 gene encoding transmembrane emp24 domain-containing protein p24beta2-like isoform X1 has translation METCSFSSLLFVFLSLLLSVWSAAGIRFVIDREECFSHSVPYEGDTVLVSFVVIKAERSWHYGDEGVDFVVKGPHGDQIHDARDKTSEKFEFIVQQKGLHRFCFTNRSPYHETIDFDIHVGHFTHFDQHAKDEHFAPLLEQISKLEEALYNIQFEQHWLEAQTDRQALVNEGMSRRAMHKALLESAALIGVSMLQIFLLRRLFERKLGMSRV, from the exons ATGGAAACATGCTCTTTCAGCTCTCTACTTTTTGTATTCTTGAGCCTTCTGTTGAGTGTGTGGTCAGCTGCTGGAATTAGGTTTGTGATAGACAGGGAAGAATGTTTCTCTCATTCAGTTCCCTACGAAGGAGATACAGTTCTTGTGTCGTTCGTTGTGATCAAAGCTGAAAGGTCGTGGCATTATGGTGATGAGGGTGTTGATTTTGTG GTGAAGGGCCCTCATGGTGATCAAATCCACGATGCTCGTGACAAGACAAGTGAAAAGTTTGAATTCATAGTCCAGCAAAAAGGTCTTCACCGTTTCTGTTTCACCAACAGGTCCCCTTACCATGAAACCATTGACTTTGATATACATGTGGGCCATTTCACACATTTTGATCAGCATGCAAAAGATG AGCATTTTGCCCCTTTGTTGGAACAAATTTCTAAGTTAGAAGAAGCTCTTTACAATATACAGTTTGAGCAACACTGGCTGGAGGCACAGACTGACCGCCAAGCACTTG TGAACGAAGGGATGAGCAGGAGGGCAATGCACAAGGCACTTCTTGAATCAGCAGCACTCATTGGAGTTAGTATGCTCCAAATTTTCCTCCTCCGTCGCCTTTTTGAGCGGAAGCTTGGCATGTCAAGGGTTTAG
- the LOC120110119 gene encoding probable mediator of RNA polymerase II transcription subunit 26c gives MDAGDLRRVMRSMGVDLWTLIETALDVAAADYGKELRARRDGIVERLYAAGPGAADGCRNCAPGAAAERAAAVGLSTGGMEGKGSSSPAAGKGAATASPLSMNGDEKGEEREEEDDDHPIDDKTKILAIKEFLEDPDQKEDSLVSLLQNLADMEITFKNLKVKKQI, from the exons ATGGATGCGGGAGATTTGAGAAGAGTGATGAGGAGCATGGGCGTAGATCTGTGGACGCTGATCGAGACCGCGCTCGACGTCGCCGCCGCGGACTATGGCAAGGAGCTCCGGGCGCGGCGAGACGGGATCGTGGAGCGGCTCTACGCGGCGGGGCCAGGGGCGGCGGATGGGTGCCGGAACTGCGCTCCCGGCGCCGCGGCGGAGCGGGCGGCGGCCGTCGGCCTGTCGACAGGGGGAATGGAGGGGAAGGGGAGTAGTAGCCCCGCGGCCGGGAAGGGGGCGGCGACGGCGTCGCCTCTGTCGATGAACGGAGATGAGAAAGGAGAAGagcgagaagaagaagacgatgaCCATCCGATCGACGACAAGACCAAAATCTTGGCCATTAAAGAGTTCCTGGAAGACCCCGATCAG AAGGAGGATTCTTTGGTAAGCCTGCTGCAAAATCTTGCAGACATGGAGATTACATTCAAGAATCTCAAGGTAAA GAAACAAATATAG
- the LOC103722478 gene encoding cellulose synthase-like protein E6 isoform X2: MGGEDESPLFETKGEKGRIWYKLYAFSVFVGLCLIWVYRASHIPKLGEEGRWIWLGLFGAELWFGFYWVLNQSVRWNPVYRRTFKERLSKRYQAKLPNVDVFVCTADPMIEPPAMVISTVLSVMAYEYPPEKLSVYLSDDAGSELTFYALLEASRFAKSWIPFCKKFKVEPRSPDAYFKGECMCPKDGLQAVEWGKIKSLYTEMENRINDAVKFGKVSENIRKQHRGFLEWNRATTSRDHQAILHILIDGRDTNAIDDEGFTLPTLVYMAREKRPYRHHNFKAGAMNSLVRVSSEISSGAVMLNVDCDMYSSNSETVKDALCFLMDEEKGHEIAYVQLPQLFNNITKNDIYGSSPMWAWKDFHGLDGYGGPLYVGSGCFHRRESLCGKHFNETCKAALRANERNMEASASTLEERAKSLITCTYEDNTEWGKEMGLKYGCPVEDVITGLAIKCRGWKSIYFNPSRAGFLGVAPVTLAQTLVQHKRWSEGDFQIFLSKYCPFLYGKGKLKLGLQMGYSIYCLWAPCSFPTLYYVIIPPFTLLHGISLFPKASGIWFVPFSYVIAATTMFSLWEAFLFGCTMKRWWNEQRMYLFKRLASYPFAFVDTILRHLGLNKSTFIITAKVADEEVSKRYEQEMMEFGSPSPMFTILATLAMLNLVCLIGGAKRLVLGEGIGLLGSMLLQFVLCASVVLINMPVYQAMFFRNDGGRMPTSVTLTSVALAISLLFVFLSLLLSVWSAAGIRFVIDREECFSHSVPYEGDTVLVSFVVIKAERSWHYGDEGVDFVVKGPHGDQIHDARDKTSEKFEFIVQQKGLHRFCFTNRSPYHETIDFDIHVGHFTHFDQHAKDEHFAPLLEQISKLEEALYNIQFEQHWLEAQTDRQALVNEGMSRRAMHKALLESAALIGVSMLQIFLLRRLFERKLGMSRV, encoded by the exons atgggaggaGAAGATGAGAGTCCTCTGTTTGAGACGAAGGGAGAAAAGGGAAGGATTTGGTATAAACTTTATGCTTTCTCTGTGTTCGTTGGGTTGTGTTTAATCTGGGTGTACAGAGCTAGCCACATCCCAAAGCTTGGAGAAGAAGGGAGGTGGATTTGGTTGGGGCTCTTTGGAGCTGAGCTCTGGTTCGGTTTCTACTGGGTTCTCAACCAATCCGTGCGCTGGAATCCAGTATATCGTCGCACCTTCAAAGAAAGGCTCTCCAAGAG ATACCAAGCCAAGTTGCCCAATGTCGATGTTTTCGTGTGCACGGCAGACCCAATGATAGAACCACCAGCTATGGTGATCAGCACTGTTCTTTCAGTCATGGCATACGAGTACCCGCCGGAGAAGCTTAGTGTCTACCTCTCTGATGATGCTGGGTCTGAGCTCACATTCTATGCTCTCCTAGAGGCGTCTCGCTTTGCAAAGTCTTGGATACCCTTTTGCAAGAAGTTCAAGGTGGAGCCTAGATCTCCAGATGCTTATTTTAAAGGAGAATGTATGTGCCCAAAAGATGGCCTACAAGCTGTTGAATGGGGAAAAATAAAG AGCCTGTACACAGAGATGGAGAACCGAATCAATGATGCCGTAAAATTTGGGAAGGTTTCAGAAAATATTCGCAAACAGCATAGAGGATTTCTTGAGTGGAACAGGGCTACAACTTCTCGAGATCACCAAGCTATTCTCCAT ATTTTAATTGATGGGAGAGATACGAATGCTATTGATGATGAAGGCTTTACACTGCCCACATTGGTTTACATGGCTCGTGAGAAGAGACCCTATCGCCACCATAATTTCAAAGCTGGAGCTATGAATTCTCTG GTAAGGGTTTCATCAGAGATTAGTAGTGGAGCAGTCATGCTCAATGTTGACTGCGATATGTATTCGAGCAATTCAGAAACTGTAAAAGATGCATTATGTTTCCTtatggatgaagagaagggccaTGAGATCGCATATGTGCAACTTCCACAGCTCTTCAATAACATAACCAAGAATGACATTTATGGCAGTTCACCAATGTGGGCTTGGAAG GACTTTCATGGTTTGGATGGATATGGCGGGCCTCTGTACGTGGGATCTGGTTGTTTCCacagaagagagagtctctgtgGGAAACACTTCAATGAAACTTGCAAAGCAGCACTTCGAGCGAATGAGAGGAACATGGAAGCTAGTGCATCCACTTTGGAGGAGAGAGCAAAAAGTCTTATTACCTGCACCTATGAGGATAACACTGAATGGGGAAAAGAG ATGGGTTTGAAGTATGGATGCCCGGTGGAGGATGTGATCACTGGCTTGGCAATCAAATGCAGGGGATGGAAATCCATCTACTTCAATCCTTCGAGAGCGGGTTTCTTAGGTGTTGCCCCTGTGACATTGGCGCAGACGCTAGTGCAGCACAAGAGATGGTCTGAGGGGGATTTCCAGATATTCTTATCCAAGTATTGCCCCTTCCTCTATGGGAAGGGGAAACTAAAGCTGGGCCTTCAAATGGGATACAGTATATATTGCCTATGGGCTCCTTGCTCCTTTCCAACACTGTACTACGTTATCATCCCCCCGTTCACCCTTCTGCATGGCATTTCCTTGTTTCCAAAA GCATCTGGCATATGGTTCGTGCCATTCTCATATGTGATCGCTGCTACAACTATGTTTAGTTTATGGGAGGCATTTTTGTTTGGATGTACCATGAAAAGGTGGTGGAACGAGCAGCGGATGTATTTGTTCAAGAGATTGGCTTCTTACCCCTTCGCGTTCGTTGACACAATCCTTCGGCATCTGGGTCTTAACAAGTCTACATTCATCATCACTGCGAAGGTGGCTGACGAAGAGGTCTCAAAGAGATACGAGCAAGAGATGATGGAGTTCGGCTCGCCTTCTCCCATGTTCACAATCCTAGCGACGCTTGCGATGCTCAACCTCGTCTGCCTCATCGGTGGAGCCAAGAGGTTGGTGTTGGGTGAAGGAATTGGTCTACTTGGCTCCATGCTGCTGCAGTTTGTTCTCTGTGCGTCCGTCGTTCTCATCAACATGCCCGTCTACCAAGCAATGTTCTTCCGTAATGATGGGGGACGCATGCCAACCTCCGTCACATTGACTTCGGTTGCTCTGGCCAT CTCTCTACTTTTTGTATTCTTGAGCCTTCTGTTGAGTGTGTGGTCAGCTGCTGGAATTAGGTTTGTGATAGACAGGGAAGAATGTTTCTCTCATTCAGTTCCCTACGAAGGAGATACAGTTCTTGTGTCGTTCGTTGTGATCAAAGCTGAAAGGTCGTGGCATTATGGTGATGAGGGTGTTGATTTTGTG GTGAAGGGCCCTCATGGTGATCAAATCCACGATGCTCGTGACAAGACAAGTGAAAAGTTTGAATTCATAGTCCAGCAAAAAGGTCTTCACCGTTTCTGTTTCACCAACAGGTCCCCTTACCATGAAACCATTGACTTTGATATACATGTGGGCCATTTCACACATTTTGATCAGCATGCAAAAGATG AGCATTTTGCCCCTTTGTTGGAACAAATTTCTAAGTTAGAAGAAGCTCTTTACAATATACAGTTTGAGCAACACTGGCTGGAGGCACAGACTGACCGCCAAGCACTTG TGAACGAAGGGATGAGCAGGAGGGCAATGCACAAGGCACTTCTTGAATCAGCAGCACTCATTGGAGTTAGTATGCTCCAAATTTTCCTCCTCCGTCGCCTTTTTGAGCGGAAGCTTGGCATGTCAAGGGTTTAG
- the LOC120111148 gene encoding lycopene beta cyclase, chloroplastic-like, producing the protein MDALLRIHSRLELLHPVHGLAERQGLSHSGKLQRQDRRASCRRSHRKWAEKGLARAGSNALLELVPETKKENLEFDLPLYDPSKGLTLDLAVVGGGPAGLAVAQQVSEAGLSVCSIDPSPKLIWPNNYGVWVDEFEALDLLDCLDATWPGAVVYVDDLKKKLLGRPYARVDRKQLKSKMMQKCVSNGVRFHPAKVVKVIHEESKSLLICNDGVTIQATVVLDATGFSRCLVQYDKLYNPGYQVAYGILAEVEEHPFDLDKMVFMDWRDSHLTDGTALKERNCRVPTFLYAMPFSSTGIFLEETSLVARPGLRMEDIQERMVARLRHLGIKVKSIEEDERCVIPMGGPLPVLPQRVVGIGGTAGMVHPSTGYMVARTLAAAPIVANSIVRFLGSDHDLSGNELSAEVWKNLWPIERRRQREFFCFGMDILLKLDLQGTRRFFDAFFNLEPHYWHGFLSSRLFLPELVFFGLSLFSHASNTSRLEIMAKGTPPLVNMIKNLLREKN; encoded by the coding sequence ATGGATGCCCTCCTCAGAATCCACAGCAGGCTTGAATTGCTGCACCCGGTTCACGGCCTTGCGGAAAGGCAGGGCCTTTCTCACTCCGGAAAGCTTCAGCGGCAGGACCGCAGAGCTTCCTGTAGGAGATCCCACCGGAAATGGGCTGAGAAAGGGTTGGCTCGAGCTGGCAGCAATGCCCTTCTGGAACTCGTGCCCGAAACCAAGAAAGAGAACCTTGAATTTGATCTCCCCTTGTACGACCCCTCGAAAGGTCTCACCCTGGACCTTGCAGTTGTCGGCGGCGGCCCTGCAGGGCTCGCCGTGGCCCAGCAGGTCTCCGAGGCAGGCCTCTCAGTCTGCTCCATCGACCCATCCCCCAAACTTATCTGGCCTAATAACTATGGTGTCTGGGTTGATGAATTTGAAGCCTTGGACCTTCTTGATTGCCTTGATGCCACCTGGCCTGGTGCAGTGGTTTATGTGGATGACCTCAAGAAGAAGCTTCTCGGTCGGCCTTATGCTCGGGTCGATCGCAAGCAGCTCAAATCGAAGATGATGCAGAAATGTGTATCCAATGGTGTCCGGTTCCATCCAGCAAAGGTTGTCAAGGTGATTCATGAGGAGTCGAAATCATTGCTAATTTGTAATGATGGTGTCACAATTCAGGCCACCGTGGTTCTTGATGCCACTGGATTTTCAAGGTGTCTTGTGCAGTATGATAAGCTTTACAATCCTGGGTACCAGGTGGCTTATGGAATTTTGGCAGAAGTGGAAGAACACCCATTCGATTTGGACAAGATGGTCTTCATGGATTGGAGAGATTCACATCTCACAGATGGGACAGCTTTGAAAGAGAGAAACTGCAGAGTTCCAACTTTTTTGTATGCGATGCCATTTTCTTCAACAGGGATATTTCTGGAAGAGACTTCCTTGGTTGCTCGTCCTGGTTTGCGAATGGAGGATATACAGGAAAGGATGGTGGCTAGATTGAGGCACTTAGGTATCAAAGTTAAGAGcattgaagaagatgagagatgtGTGATTCCTATGGGAGGCCCTCTTCCGGTGCTTCCACAAAGGGTTGTTGGAATAGGGGGGACTGCAGGCATGGTTCACCCATCAACAGGTTACATGGTAGCAAGGACGCTAGCCGCGGCTCCGATTGTTGCAAACTCAATTGTTCGGTTCCTTGGTTCTGATCATGATCTTTCAGGTAATGAACTGTCCGCAGAGGTTTGGAAGAATCTGTGGCCCATTGAAAGGAGAAGGCAAAGGGAGTTTTTCTGCTTCGGTATGGATATCCTGCTTAAACTTGACTTGCAAGGAACAAGGAGGTTTTTTGATGCTTTTTTTAATTTAGAGCCTCACTACTGGCATGGTTTTCTGTCATCAAGATTGTTTCTTCCTGAGCTTGTATTTTTTGGGCTTTCTCTGTTCTCACATGCTTCAAATACTTCTAGGTTAGAAATCATGGCCAAGGGTACGCCTCCTTTAGTTAATATGATTAAGAACTTGTTGCGGGAGAAAAATTAG
- the LOC120110142 gene encoding putative UDP-rhamnose:rhamnosyltransferase 1, translated as MGEGPLHIVLFPWLAFGHLIPFLELSKSLAKRGHHIFFISTPRNIHRLPNIPLPLLPLIDFISIPLPPSDDLPDHDAEATADLPPHKVPHLKKAFDKLDQPVAEFLEQASPKPDWIICDFASYWLPPIASKLNTPCAYFNTFPSFSSAFSAAWQRSPEQLTATPEWIPFPTKVAYRLHEARSLAKLVHDNASGVSDEYRFNSVARCCDLMAVRGCMEFDGEWLNVLPELYEKPIVPLGLLPPSADDRPDGENTNGMANTGHGNVVKWLNKQTPESVVYVSLGSEATLSNELVHELAFGLELSGLPFLWALRRKREEVELLPKGFEDRIAGRGVIAMGWMPQLEILACSSVGGFFTHCGWSSVVEGLAFGHPLILLPIFGDQGINARVMVEKKLGLEVERDEETGSFTREAVANVVRSVMVEDEGKKLRETAKRMREVFSNNDIHGRYVDAFVHYLRDHV; from the coding sequence ATGGGTGAAGGCCCTCTCCACATTGTTCTCTTCCCATGGTTGGCCTTTGGCCACTTGATACCATTCCTCGAGCTCTCCAAGTCCCTGGCAAAAAGAGGTCACCACATCTTCTTCATTTCCACCCCAAGAAACATCCATAGGCTCCCAAACATCCCTCTCCCTCTACTCCCTCTCATAGATTTCATCTCCATCCCCTTGCCGCCATCCGATGACCTACCTGATCATGATGCTGAGGCCACCGCCGATCTCCCCCCGCATAAAGTTCCACACCTGAAGAAGGCATTCGATAAGCTCGACCAACCAGTTGCCGAGTTTCTCGAGCAAGCATCTCCAAAACCCGACTGGATCATCTGCGACTTTGCTTCGTACTGGCTGCCGCCGATCGCCTCGAAGCTGAACACCCCATGCGCCTACTTCAACACGTTCCCATCTTTCTCCAGTGCCTTCTCCGCCGCATGGCAGAGGTCGCCAGAGCAACTCACCGCGACACCCGAGTGGATTCCCTTCCCGACGAAGGTGGCCTATCGTCTCCACGAGGCCCGCTCCTTGGCTAAGTTGGTGCACGACAACGCCTCAGGGGTGTCGGATGAGTATCGCTTCAACTCGGTCGCCAGATGTTGCGACCTGATGGCCGTGCGAGGTTGCATGGAGTTTGATGGTGAATGGCTGAACGTCCTTCCGGAGCTTTACGAGAAACCGATCGTTCCGCTCGGCCTCCTTCCTCCGTCGGCTGATGACAGACCTGATGGCGAAAACACAAACGGAATGGCAAACACCGGCCATGGGAACGTCGTTAAGTGGCTGAACAAGCAGACTCCCGAGTCTGTCGTGTACGTTTCCTTAGGGAGTGAGGCCACGCTAAGCAACGAGCTCGTGCACGAGCTGGCCTTTGGGCTGGAACTCTCCGGCCTGCCCTTCCTCTGGGCTCTCAGGaggaagcgagaagaggtagaGTTGCTGCCGAAGGGATTCGAGGACAGGATCGCAGGCCGCGGGGTCATTGCCATGGGTTGGATGCCTCAGCTGGAGATACTGGCATGTTCGTCGGTCGGGGGTTTCTTCACACACTGCGGCTGGAGCTCCGTCGTCGAAGGCCTTGCGTTCGGGCATCCACTCATCCTCCTGCCCATTTTCGGCGATCAGGGGATCAACGCTCGGGTGATGGTGGAGAAGAAGCTTGGGTTGGAGGTGGAGAGGGATGAGGAAACTGGTTCCTTTACGAGGGAAGCAGTGGCTAACGTGGTGAGGTCAGTGATGGTGGAAGACGAGGGAAAGAAGCTCAGAGAAACAGCTAAACGAATGAGGGAGGTCTTCAGCAACAATGACATCCATGGCCGGTACGTGGATGCTTTTGTTCATTACCTGAGAGATCATGTTTGA